One window from the genome of Castellaniella sp. MT123 encodes:
- a CDS encoding 3-hydroxyacyl-CoA dehydrogenase has translation MKVAIVGAGLIGQAWAIVFARGGCDVSLWDGDPAALARATPLIGELARLLQDRQLIGDAAAVQARITTAASLEAALDGAAYVQENLPERLDVKQQIFTRLDALAAPDTVLASSSSSIPASKFTESLPGRARCLIAHPVNPPYLVPVVEVCGAPWTAPAALDATARLMREMGQKPVQVRHEIEGFVLNRLQGALLREAFRLVEQGCISAEDLDVTVKDGLGLRWSFMGPFETIDLNAPDGIRDYCQRYGALFASIAREQADTRPWTASVIDILETQRRTQLPQDQLAARRLWRDERLMGLALHRQQQEH, from the coding sequence ATGAAAGTAGCCATTGTGGGGGCCGGGCTGATTGGTCAGGCCTGGGCCATCGTCTTTGCGCGGGGCGGCTGCGACGTCAGCCTGTGGGATGGCGATCCCGCCGCCCTGGCGCGCGCCACGCCGCTCATCGGTGAGCTCGCCCGTCTGCTGCAGGACAGACAGCTCATCGGCGACGCGGCCGCCGTGCAGGCGCGGATTACCACCGCGGCCTCGCTCGAAGCGGCGCTGGACGGCGCCGCCTACGTGCAGGAAAACCTCCCCGAGCGGCTGGACGTCAAGCAGCAGATTTTTACGCGCCTGGATGCCCTGGCGGCACCCGACACGGTGCTGGCCAGTTCCAGCTCCAGCATCCCGGCCTCGAAGTTCACCGAGTCCTTGCCTGGCCGGGCGCGCTGCCTGATCGCGCACCCGGTCAATCCACCCTATCTGGTGCCCGTGGTCGAAGTGTGCGGGGCGCCATGGACGGCGCCCGCTGCGCTCGATGCCACCGCGCGGCTCATGCGCGAGATGGGTCAGAAGCCCGTGCAAGTGCGCCACGAGATCGAGGGCTTCGTGCTCAACCGCCTGCAGGGCGCCTTGCTGCGCGAGGCCTTCCGGTTGGTGGAGCAGGGCTGCATCAGCGCCGAAGACCTGGACGTCACCGTCAAGGATGGCCTGGGCCTGCGCTGGTCGTTCATGGGGCCGTTCGAGACCATTGACCTGAATGCGCCGGACGGCATCCGCGACTATTGCCAGCGCTATGGCGCTTTGTTTGCATCGATTGCGCGAGAGCAGGCGGACACCCGGCCCTGGACCGCGTCCGTCATCGATATCCTGGAGACGCAGCGGCGCACGCAGCTGCCGCAAGATCAGCTGGCGGCCCGACGGCTGTGGCGCGACGAGCGCCTGATGGGCCTGGCGCTGCACAGACAGCAGCAAGAACACTGA
- a CDS encoding pyruvate dehydrogenase complex dihydrolipoamide acetyltransferase — MAVLLQMPEVAANMESATIVAWSKAEGDPVAVGDCLAEIETDKAVIEFNAESDGVLGKILVPAGQAAAVAAPIALLLAPGETAADAAALVGQARDAAAAQPPAQAVGAGTPPAAGAAASVSGASAAGLAASAASSLGAAPAPAPGALVAPLAVADAPQGRVFASPLARRLAAEAGLALQGLPGSGPHGRIVRCDVQAALRQPQVPVAPAAVASAAAPAMGTGQTGVTRIPHTAMRRTIARRLLESKTTVPHFYLRADCRMDELLALRQRINASVAQRISVNDLIVKAAAVALAELPQMNVSWTDDALLQYEAVDVSVAVATESGLITPIVRQADQKALSAISTDIADLAARAREGRLQPHEYQGGSFTVSNLGMHGVTEFAAIINPPQAAILAVGATEKRAIVDSEEQIFVASMMTVTLSVDHRAIDGALAACWLKVFKRLIEAPMSILI, encoded by the coding sequence ATGGCCGTTCTATTACAGATGCCCGAGGTGGCCGCCAATATGGAGTCCGCCACCATCGTGGCCTGGAGCAAGGCCGAGGGCGACCCGGTGGCCGTCGGCGACTGCCTGGCGGAGATCGAGACCGACAAGGCCGTCATCGAGTTCAACGCTGAGTCCGACGGAGTGCTGGGCAAGATTCTGGTGCCCGCGGGCCAGGCCGCCGCCGTGGCCGCGCCCATCGCGTTGCTGCTGGCCCCCGGCGAGACGGCCGCGGATGCGGCGGCCCTGGTGGGGCAGGCGCGCGACGCTGCGGCTGCGCAGCCGCCGGCCCAGGCCGTGGGTGCCGGTACGCCGCCTGCCGCTGGCGCGGCAGCCTCCGTTTCGGGGGCGTCCGCTGCGGGGCTAGCTGCTTCGGCGGCCTCGTCGCTGGGCGCGGCCCCCGCCCCCGCCCCGGGCGCATTGGTTGCGCCGCTGGCTGTGGCTGATGCCCCCCAAGGCCGCGTGTTCGCCAGTCCTCTGGCGCGCCGCCTGGCAGCCGAGGCTGGCCTGGCGCTGCAGGGCTTGCCGGGCAGCGGGCCGCATGGCCGTATCGTGCGGTGCGATGTGCAGGCCGCCTTGCGGCAGCCGCAGGTGCCTGTTGCGCCCGCAGCGGTTGCCAGCGCTGCCGCCCCGGCGATGGGAACCGGTCAGACTGGCGTGACGCGCATTCCGCACACGGCCATGCGCCGCACCATTGCCCGCCGCCTGCTGGAGAGCAAGACCACGGTGCCGCACTTTTACCTGCGCGCCGACTGCCGCATGGACGAGCTGCTGGCTTTGCGCCAGCGCATCAACGCCAGCGTGGCGCAGCGCATCTCGGTCAACGACCTGATCGTCAAGGCGGCTGCCGTGGCGTTGGCCGAGCTGCCGCAGATGAACGTCAGCTGGACGGACGACGCCTTGCTGCAATACGAGGCGGTGGACGTGTCGGTGGCCGTGGCCACCGAGTCCGGCCTCATCACGCCCATCGTGCGCCAGGCCGACCAGAAGGCGCTGTCGGCCATCAGCACGGATATCGCCGATTTGGCAGCTCGCGCGCGCGAAGGCCGCCTGCAGCCGCATGAATATCAGGGCGGCAGCTTCACGGTCAGCAATCTGGGCATGCACGGCGTCACCGAGTTTGCCGCCATCATCAACCCGCCGCAGGCCGCCATCCTGGCCGTGGGCGCTACCGAAAAGCGCGCCATCGTCGATTCCGAAGAGCAGATTTTCGTCGCCTCCATGATGACGGTCACGCTGTCGGTCGATCACCGCGCCATCGACGGCGCGCTGGCGGCATGCTGGCTGAAGGTCTTCAAGCGCCTCATTGAGGCGCCCATGAGCATTTTGATCTGA
- a CDS encoding SDR family oxidoreductase codes for MFDNISMKDKKVLITAGASGLGLEMARVFAAEGARVFVCDVDAAALAAVQHELPAVGAVQADVSDEASVAALFEQAQAFLGGLDVLINNAGIAGPTGMVETISRADWDRTLAVNITGQFLCARQAIPLLRQSQAGVVLNLSSAAGHLGFAGRSAYSASKWAVVGFTKTLAIELGKDGIRVNAILPGAVEGPRIRAVIEAKAKTLGRPVADVAAQYENQASLGRMVTARDIANMALFAASGAAASVSGQTLVVDGHTQQLV; via the coding sequence ATGTTCGACAACATCAGCATGAAAGACAAGAAAGTTCTGATTACGGCAGGCGCCAGTGGCCTGGGGCTGGAGATGGCCCGCGTGTTTGCCGCCGAAGGCGCCCGGGTGTTCGTCTGCGACGTCGATGCCGCGGCGCTGGCGGCCGTGCAGCACGAGCTGCCCGCCGTGGGCGCCGTGCAGGCCGACGTCTCGGACGAGGCCAGCGTCGCCGCCCTGTTCGAGCAGGCCCAGGCCTTTCTGGGCGGGCTGGACGTGCTGATCAACAACGCGGGCATTGCCGGGCCCACCGGCATGGTCGAGACGATCAGCAGGGCCGACTGGGATCGCACGCTGGCGGTCAACATCACGGGCCAGTTCCTATGCGCGCGCCAGGCCATTCCCCTGCTGCGCCAGTCGCAGGCCGGGGTCGTCCTCAACCTGTCGTCCGCCGCCGGGCATCTGGGCTTTGCCGGGCGCTCGGCGTATTCGGCGTCGAAATGGGCCGTGGTGGGCTTCACTAAGACCCTGGCCATCGAACTGGGCAAAGACGGCATTCGCGTCAATGCCATTTTGCCGGGAGCGGTCGAAGGCCCGCGCATCCGCGCCGTCATCGAGGCCAAGGCCAAGACCCTCGGGCGCCCCGTGGCCGACGTGGCCGCACAGTACGAAAACCAGGCCTCGCTGGGGCGCATGGTGACGGCGCGCGACATCGCCAATATGGCGCTGTTCGCCGCCAGCGGGGCCGCGGCCAGCGTCAGCGGCCAGACGCTGGTGGTGGACGGTCACACCCAGCAGCTGGTGTAG
- the lpdA gene encoding dihydrolipoyl dehydrogenase: MAQTEYDVAVVGAGPGGYVAAIRAAQVGLRTALIEKADLGGICLNWGCIPTKALLRSADVLRLTRAAAQFGVQVAEPQADLAAMVARSRQVAGQLQRGVAHLMKKHGVEVIRAQASLAGRGCLNLAAVAGGQVPARLRAKSIILATGARARELPGLAPDPASVWYYREALAPTFLPRRLLVVGAGAIGIEFASFYHALGAQVQVAEMAEHVLPAEDIEVSTHMEAALRKQGLHLHLGTRITATRRVAGAWQVTLDGHDQPCEVDVILVAAGIQGNVEQLGLEHTAVRVEKTHILTDAWCQTGEPGVYAIGDVAGAPWLAHKASHEAVLCVEKIAGLDAHPLVPERVPACTYSHPQVAHVGLTEAQARANGRAVKVGKFPFVANGKAIALGDTEGFVKVIFDDASGELLGAHMVGAEVTEMIQGYGVAMGLETTEAELMQTIFAHPTQSEAMHEAVLSAYGRALHI, from the coding sequence ATGGCACAAACTGAATATGACGTCGCCGTCGTTGGCGCAGGGCCCGGCGGCTATGTCGCGGCCATCCGCGCGGCACAGGTGGGGCTGCGCACGGCCCTGATCGAAAAGGCCGACCTGGGTGGCATCTGCCTCAATTGGGGCTGCATCCCCACTAAGGCGCTGTTGCGCTCAGCGGATGTATTGCGCCTCACCCGCGCGGCGGCGCAGTTTGGCGTGCAGGTGGCCGAGCCGCAAGCCGACCTGGCCGCTATGGTGGCCCGCTCGCGTCAGGTGGCGGGCCAGCTGCAGCGCGGCGTGGCGCACCTCATGAAAAAACACGGTGTGGAGGTCATCCGCGCGCAGGCCAGCCTGGCCGGGCGCGGCTGCCTGAACCTTGCTGCCGTGGCGGGCGGCCAGGTGCCCGCCCGGCTGCGGGCCAAGTCCATCATCCTGGCGACCGGTGCGCGCGCTCGTGAGCTGCCGGGGCTCGCACCTGACCCGGCCTCGGTCTGGTACTACCGCGAGGCCCTGGCGCCCACGTTTCTGCCCCGGCGGCTGCTGGTGGTGGGCGCGGGGGCCATCGGCATCGAGTTCGCCAGCTTCTATCACGCTCTGGGCGCGCAGGTGCAGGTGGCCGAGATGGCCGAGCACGTCCTGCCCGCCGAGGACATCGAGGTCAGCACCCACATGGAGGCTGCCCTGCGCAAGCAGGGCCTCCACCTGCACCTGGGCACGCGCATCACGGCCACCCGCCGGGTCGCCGGGGCCTGGCAGGTGACGCTCGATGGGCACGACCAGCCCTGCGAAGTGGACGTGATCCTGGTGGCGGCCGGCATCCAGGGCAATGTCGAGCAGCTGGGGCTGGAGCACACTGCCGTGCGCGTCGAGAAGACGCACATCCTGACGGATGCCTGGTGCCAGACCGGCGAGCCCGGCGTCTATGCCATCGGCGACGTGGCCGGGGCCCCCTGGCTGGCTCACAAGGCGTCGCACGAAGCCGTGCTGTGCGTGGAAAAGATCGCCGGGCTGGATGCGCACCCCTTGGTTCCCGAGCGTGTTCCAGCATGCACCTACAGCCATCCGCAAGTGGCCCACGTGGGCCTCACCGAGGCGCAGGCGCGCGCCAACGGGCGCGCCGTCAAGGTGGGCAAGTTTCCCTTCGTGGCCAACGGCAAGGCCATCGCTTTGGGCGACACCGAGGGCTTCGTCAAGGTGATCTTCGATGACGCCAGCGGCGAGTTGCTGGGGGCGCACATGGTGGGGGCGGAAGTGACCGAGATGATCCAGGGCTATGGCGTCGCCATGGGACTGGAAACCACCGAGGCCGAACTCATGCAGACCATCTTTGCGCATCCGACGCAATCCGAAGCCATGCATGAGGCCGTGCTGTCCGCTTACGGCAGGGCCTTGCATATTTGA
- a CDS encoding shikimate dehydrogenase: MINGNTRLFAIVADPIAQVRTPQVLNAYFEAHALDAVLVPVHVAPEGLAAVVEGFRRTRNMGGFIVTVPHKTAVAALCDALGPAAQATGSVNTVRREPDGRLVGDMFDGAGFVQGLRVQGHDPAGKRCLLLGAGGAAGAIAFSLVQAGAAQVVVANRTRAKAEAVVQRVRQAFPQADIQAGDADPQGYDVVVNATSLGMKPDDPLPLVIDRLQPRTLVAEIIMKPELTPLLAQAQARGCPVHFGRHMLDEQVQLMARFMLQD, translated from the coding sequence ATGATCAACGGAAACACCAGACTCTTTGCCATCGTGGCCGACCCCATTGCGCAGGTGCGCACGCCGCAGGTGCTCAATGCCTACTTCGAGGCGCATGCGCTCGATGCCGTGCTGGTGCCGGTGCATGTGGCGCCCGAGGGCTTGGCCGCCGTGGTCGAGGGCTTTCGCCGCACCCGGAATATGGGCGGGTTCATCGTCACGGTGCCGCACAAGACGGCGGTGGCGGCCTTGTGCGATGCGCTGGGCCCGGCGGCCCAGGCCACGGGCTCGGTCAACACCGTGCGCCGCGAGCCGGATGGCCGGCTCGTCGGCGACATGTTCGATGGTGCCGGGTTCGTCCAGGGCCTGCGCGTCCAGGGCCACGATCCGGCGGGCAAGCGCTGCTTGCTGCTGGGGGCGGGCGGCGCGGCCGGGGCCATCGCCTTTTCCCTGGTGCAGGCGGGGGCCGCGCAAGTGGTCGTCGCCAACCGCACGCGCGCCAAGGCCGAGGCCGTTGTGCAGCGCGTGCGCCAGGCTTTTCCACAAGCCGATATCCAGGCCGGAGACGCCGATCCGCAGGGCTATGACGTGGTCGTCAACGCCACGTCGCTGGGCATGAAGCCGGACGACCCCCTGCCGCTGGTGATCGACCGGCTGCAGCCGCGCACCCTCGTGGCGGAAATCATCATGAAGCCCGAACTGACCCCCTTGCTTGCCCAGGCGCAGGCGCGCGGCTGCCCGGTGCACTTTGGCCGCCACATGCTCGACGAGCAGGTGCAGCTGATGGCGCGTTTCATGTTGCAAGATTGA
- a CDS encoding SDR family NAD(P)-dependent oxidoreductase, translated as MRHENRVVLVTGATGGIGSALVERYLREGARVGLVDLDDARGQAAVQDWRQQGHVVSFAAADVSQYAACAAAVEHIRAELGEIDTLVNNAGISPKHDGAPSPVQSMDALEWDRVVGVNLNSAFYLTRLLAPGMIARGFGRIVSMSSVAGKVAISNIVGAHYSATKAALIGFTRHAAAELGPHGITVNALAPGRISTPLLSTVADAANQAVIRETALRRLGKPSEVANVCAFLTSGEAAFVTGQVVDVAGGWLMT; from the coding sequence ATGCGGCATGAAAATCGGGTCGTTCTGGTAACGGGCGCAACGGGCGGCATCGGCAGCGCCCTGGTCGAGCGCTATTTGCGCGAGGGCGCGCGCGTGGGGCTGGTCGATCTGGATGATGCGCGCGGCCAGGCCGCGGTGCAGGACTGGCGCCAGCAGGGGCATGTCGTCAGCTTTGCAGCGGCGGACGTCAGCCAGTACGCCGCTTGCGCGGCGGCCGTCGAGCACATCCGCGCCGAACTGGGCGAGATCGACACCCTGGTGAACAACGCGGGTATTTCGCCCAAGCACGACGGGGCGCCGTCGCCGGTGCAGTCCATGGACGCGCTCGAGTGGGATCGCGTGGTGGGGGTCAACCTGAACAGCGCGTTCTATCTCACGCGCCTACTTGCGCCGGGCATGATCGCCCGGGGGTTTGGCCGCATCGTGTCCATGTCGTCGGTGGCGGGCAAGGTGGCTATCAGCAATATCGTGGGCGCGCACTACAGCGCCACCAAGGCGGCGCTCATCGGCTTCACCCGCCATGCGGCCGCCGAGCTCGGGCCTCATGGCATCACCGTCAACGCGCTGGCGCCGGGACGCATCAGCACGCCGCTGCTCAGCACCGTGGCCGATGCGGCCAATCAGGCTGTCATCCGCGAGACCGCGCTGCGGCGCCTGGGTAAGCCCAGCGAAGTGGCCAACGTCTGTGCCTTTCTCACGTCGGGCGAGGCGGCGTTCGTCACCGGGCAGGTGGTGGACGTGGCGGGCGGCTGGCTGATGACCTGA
- a CDS encoding VWA domain-containing protein, which translates to MLIDFFTQLRAAGIPVSIREYLSLLELLRSPAAPSSTEDFYHLARMALVKDETRYDRFDRVFAAFIGQLQARSGSTDIPAEWLVKAFQKHLSDEEKAALEKHGWDRLMEMFHERLAEQKERHAGGSKWIGTGGSSPFGHGGYHPEGIRIGGPSAGNRTAVKVWEQRNYRDYDDQQTLGTRNFKMALRRLRRFARQGADLELDMPGTIRGTAEQAGLLDLRWVPERHNTVKVLMLLDVGGSMDDHIARIESLFSAARSEFKHLEVFYFHNCPYEFVWRHNERRHGERIETWDLLRGYGEDWRLILVGDASMSPYELLYPGGSIEHNNAETGAAWLQRILGHWPRAVWLNPEPAGSWQYRQSIALVRELMHDRMYGMTIDGLEQAMRLLSK; encoded by the coding sequence ATGCTGATCGATTTCTTCACCCAGCTGCGTGCCGCCGGCATTCCGGTGTCGATCCGGGAATATCTCAGTTTGCTGGAACTGCTGCGCAGCCCCGCGGCGCCGTCCAGCACGGAAGACTTCTATCACCTTGCGCGCATGGCGCTGGTCAAGGACGAGACCCGCTATGACCGATTCGACCGCGTTTTTGCGGCCTTCATCGGCCAGTTGCAGGCCCGCTCGGGCAGCACCGACATCCCCGCCGAATGGCTGGTGAAGGCCTTCCAGAAACACCTCAGCGACGAAGAAAAGGCCGCGCTGGAAAAGCACGGCTGGGACCGTCTGATGGAGATGTTCCACGAACGGCTGGCCGAACAGAAGGAACGCCACGCCGGCGGCAGCAAATGGATCGGCACCGGAGGCTCGTCGCCATTCGGCCACGGGGGCTATCACCCGGAAGGCATCCGCATTGGCGGCCCGTCAGCCGGCAACCGTACGGCGGTGAAAGTCTGGGAACAGCGCAATTACCGCGACTACGACGACCAGCAGACCCTGGGCACGCGCAATTTCAAGATGGCGCTGCGGCGCCTGCGCCGATTCGCGCGCCAGGGCGCCGACCTGGAACTGGACATGCCCGGCACCATCCGGGGCACGGCCGAACAGGCTGGCCTGCTGGATCTGCGCTGGGTGCCGGAGCGGCACAACACCGTCAAGGTCCTGATGCTGCTGGACGTGGGCGGCAGCATGGACGACCACATCGCCCGCATCGAATCCCTATTTTCGGCGGCACGCAGCGAATTCAAGCATCTGGAAGTCTTCTACTTCCACAACTGCCCCTACGAGTTCGTCTGGCGTCACAACGAACGCCGCCACGGCGAACGCATCGAGACCTGGGACCTGTTGCGCGGCTATGGCGAGGACTGGCGCCTGATCCTGGTGGGCGATGCGTCCATGAGTCCCTACGAATTGCTGTATCCCGGCGGCTCGATCGAGCACAACAACGCGGAAACCGGGGCCGCCTGGCTGCAGCGCATCCTGGGCCACTGGCCGCGCGCCGTCTGGCTGAATCCCGAACCCGCCGGATCCTGGCAATACCGCCAGTCGATCGCCCTCGTGCGCGAACTGATGCATGATCGCATGTACGGCATGACGATCGACGGCCTGGAACAGGCGATGCGGCTGCTGTCGAAGTAA
- a CDS encoding GMC family oxidoreductase N-terminal domain-containing protein, producing the protein MQEYDYVIVGGGTAGCILANRLTASGKHRVLLLEAGGEGRGFWIPIPAGFSKLLVDPRFNWRFETAPEPNTLDRVIAVPRGKGLGGSSLINGMIYVRGQPADYDHWQALGAQGWGWADVEPYFRKLENYAQGGAARGHDGPMYLSEVGERHVLADALLEAAAQAGQPRNADYNAGEQEGFGYYQVLQRQGRRWSVTQGYLDPARSRANLTVHTQAQVLGLDLDESRRRCVGVSYLRQGQRVQVRARTEVILAAGTVQSPQILELSGIGDPGVLQSIGVPVRHALPAVGENYIDHFCTRMNWRVRHTQTLNELTRGWRLGRAVSEYFTRHTGILTLGTGLVFGFVKNRSDLPAPDVQYFFMHASYANAAERKLDHRPGMTLGVAQLRPQSVGSIHARSADPAVGPVIRPNFLDCTGDQDSLIGGMQLARRIMGQPAMARYVEQELNPGAQTQSRDDWLRFARENGQTIYHPIGTCRMGSDAASVVDTELRVRGLDGLRVVDASVVPAMVSGNTQGVVMMVAEKGADLILQAAARQR; encoded by the coding sequence ATGCAAGAGTATGACTACGTCATTGTCGGCGGCGGCACCGCGGGCTGCATCCTGGCCAACCGCCTGACGGCGTCCGGCAAGCACCGCGTGCTCTTGCTCGAGGCGGGCGGCGAGGGGCGCGGGTTCTGGATTCCGATTCCCGCGGGCTTCAGCAAGCTGCTGGTTGATCCGCGTTTCAACTGGCGCTTCGAGACCGCGCCCGAGCCCAACACCCTCGATCGCGTCATTGCCGTGCCGCGTGGCAAGGGCCTGGGCGGCTCGTCGCTCATCAACGGCATGATCTACGTGCGCGGCCAGCCTGCCGACTACGACCACTGGCAGGCGCTGGGCGCGCAGGGTTGGGGCTGGGCGGACGTCGAACCCTACTTCCGCAAGCTCGAAAACTACGCACAGGGCGGGGCCGCGCGCGGGCACGACGGGCCCATGTACCTGAGCGAGGTGGGCGAGCGCCACGTACTGGCCGACGCACTGCTGGAGGCCGCCGCCCAGGCGGGCCAGCCGCGTAACGCCGACTACAATGCGGGCGAGCAGGAGGGCTTCGGCTACTACCAGGTCTTGCAGCGCCAGGGCCGGCGCTGGAGCGTCACCCAGGGTTACCTCGACCCGGCGCGCAGCCGCGCCAATCTGACGGTGCACACCCAGGCCCAGGTGCTGGGGCTCGATCTGGATGAGTCCCGGCGCCGCTGCGTGGGAGTGAGCTATCTGCGGCAGGGGCAGCGCGTGCAGGTGCGTGCCCGGACCGAGGTGATCCTGGCCGCCGGCACGGTGCAGTCGCCGCAGATTCTCGAACTCTCGGGCATCGGCGACCCGGGCGTGCTGCAGTCCATCGGCGTGCCTGTGCGCCACGCCCTGCCCGCCGTGGGCGAGAACTACATCGATCACTTCTGCACGCGCATGAACTGGCGCGTGCGGCACACTCAGACGCTCAATGAACTCACGCGCGGCTGGCGGCTGGGGCGGGCGGTGTCCGAGTACTTCACCCGGCATACCGGCATCCTGACGCTGGGCACGGGCCTGGTTTTCGGCTTCGTGAAAAACCGCTCCGATCTGCCCGCGCCCGACGTGCAATATTTTTTCATGCATGCCAGCTACGCCAACGCCGCCGAGCGCAAGCTCGATCACCGGCCCGGCATGACGCTGGGCGTGGCCCAGCTGCGGCCGCAGTCGGTGGGCAGCATCCACGCGCGCAGCGCCGACCCTGCCGTCGGCCCGGTCATCCGGCCCAATTTTCTCGATTGCACCGGAGACCAGGACAGCCTCATCGGCGGCATGCAGCTGGCGCGTCGCATCATGGGTCAGCCCGCCATGGCCCGCTACGTCGAGCAGGAACTCAACCCGGGCGCACAGACGCAGTCGCGTGACGACTGGCTGCGCTTTGCCCGCGAAAACGGCCAGACCATTTACCACCCCATCGGCACGTGCCGCATGGGTTCGGATGCCGCCAGCGTGGTGGACACCGAGCTGCGCGTGCGCGGGCTCGATGGCCTGCGCGTCGTCGATGCCTCCGTCGTCCCGGCCATGGTGTCCGGCAATACGCAAGGGGTGGTGATGATGGTGGCGGAAAAGGGGGCCGACCTCATTTTGCAGGCCGCCGCCCGCCAGCGCTAA
- a CDS encoding NAD(P)H-quinone oxidoreductase, whose translation MKLIDHGKGGEAACLRLVEAPMPQPGPGQVLIAVQYAGVNRPDVLQRSGSYPPPADASPYLGLEVSGYVSAVGEGVTQWQPGDAVCALTSGGGYAEYCVVDAGHCLPVPKGLTMTQACALPETYFTVWTNVFQRGRLQQGESILIHGGSSGIGLTAIQLAKAHGARVLTTVGNAAKAQACQELGADVAIQYREQDFVDVVAQETGGCGVDMVLDMVGGDYIPRNVRCLALEGRLVQIAFLQGSQVDFDFMPMMLRRLTLTGSTLRARSVAQKSALAADVRKHVWPLLEQGRCLPVIHRVFAMDQVQEAHRLMESSQHIGKLVLEIAGEQHAA comes from the coding sequence ATGAAATTGATCGATCATGGGAAGGGCGGCGAAGCGGCGTGTCTGCGGCTCGTCGAGGCGCCCATGCCCCAGCCCGGCCCTGGGCAGGTGCTGATTGCTGTCCAGTATGCCGGCGTCAACCGGCCCGACGTGCTGCAGCGTTCGGGCTCTTATCCGCCGCCCGCCGACGCTTCACCCTATCTGGGGCTCGAAGTGTCGGGCTATGTGTCGGCGGTGGGCGAGGGCGTCACCCAGTGGCAGCCGGGCGACGCTGTTTGCGCGCTGACGTCGGGCGGCGGTTATGCCGAATACTGCGTGGTGGACGCCGGGCATTGCCTGCCGGTGCCCAAGGGCCTGACGATGACGCAGGCCTGTGCCCTGCCGGAGACCTATTTCACGGTCTGGACCAACGTCTTTCAGCGCGGGCGCTTGCAACAGGGCGAAAGCATCCTCATTCATGGCGGCTCCAGCGGCATCGGGCTCACCGCCATCCAGCTGGCCAAGGCCCACGGCGCGCGCGTGCTCACCACGGTGGGCAATGCCGCCAAGGCGCAGGCCTGCCAAGAGCTGGGTGCCGACGTGGCCATTCAGTACCGCGAGCAGGATTTCGTGGACGTGGTGGCGCAAGAAACCGGCGGGTGTGGCGTGGACATGGTGCTCGACATGGTGGGGGGGGACTACATCCCTCGCAACGTACGCTGTCTGGCCCTTGAAGGGCGGCTGGTGCAGATCGCCTTCCTGCAGGGCAGCCAGGTCGATTTCGACTTCATGCCCATGATGCTGCGCCGCCTCACGCTCACGGGCTCCACCCTGCGGGCACGCTCAGTGGCGCAAAAATCGGCTTTGGCTGCCGACGTGCGCAAGCACGTCTGGCCCCTGCTGGAGCAAGGGCGGTGCCTGCCCGTCATCCACCGGGTGTTTGCCATGGATCAGGTACAAGAGGCACATCGCCTCATGGAAAGCAGCCAGCATATCGGCAAGCTGGTGCTCGAAATCGCAGGAGAACAACATGCGGCATGA
- a CDS encoding 3-keto-5-aminohexanoate cleavage protein, with translation MAAKRKVIITCAVTGAIHTPSMSPHLPVTADEIAEAAIAAAGAGAAILHLHARDPKDGRPTQDPAYFRPFLQKIKAATNAVVNITTGGSPHMTVEERMRPAMTFKPEVASLNMGSMNFGLFPMLNRFKEFQHEWEREHLENSRDLIFKNTYKDIETILRKGTENGTRFEFECYDISHLYNLAHFMDRGLVQSPPFIQSVFGILGGIGPDPEDLMHMRRTADRLFGDNYQWSILGAGRNQIPLATMGAAMGSNIRVGLEDSLWIGQGQLASSNAEQVSRIRIILEALNLDVASPDDARAMLQLKGGDQVDF, from the coding sequence ATGGCAGCAAAGAGAAAAGTCATCATCACCTGCGCGGTCACGGGCGCCATCCACACCCCCAGCATGTCGCCGCACCTGCCGGTCACGGCGGATGAAATCGCCGAGGCGGCAATTGCCGCCGCCGGTGCCGGCGCCGCCATCCTGCACCTGCACGCGCGCGACCCCAAGGACGGGCGTCCCACGCAAGACCCCGCGTACTTCCGTCCGTTCCTGCAAAAGATCAAGGCCGCCACGAATGCGGTCGTTAACATCACCACGGGCGGCAGCCCGCACATGACGGTGGAAGAGCGCATGCGTCCAGCCATGACGTTCAAGCCCGAAGTGGCGTCGCTCAACATGGGCTCGATGAACTTCGGCCTGTTTCCCATGCTCAATCGCTTCAAAGAGTTTCAGCACGAATGGGAGCGCGAGCATCTGGAAAACAGCCGCGATCTGATCTTCAAGAACACCTACAAGGATATCGAGACGATTCTGCGCAAGGGCACGGAAAACGGCACCCGCTTCGAGTTTGAGTGCTATGACATCAGCCACCTCTACAATCTGGCCCACTTCATGGATCGCGGGCTGGTGCAAAGCCCGCCCTTCATCCAGTCGGTGTTCGGCATCCTGGGCGGCATCGGCCCCGACCCCGAAGACCTGATGCACATGCGCCGCACGGCCGACCGCCTGTTTGGCGACAACTACCAGTGGTCGATTCTGGGGGCAGGGCGCAACCAGATTCCGCTGGCTACTATGGGCGCGGCCATGGGCTCCAACATACGGGTGGGGCTGGAAGATTCTCTGTGGATCGGGCAGGGACAGCTGGCGTCGTCCAATGCCGAGCAGGTGAGTCGGATCCGTATCATTCTCGAAGCGCTGAACCTGGATGTGGCCAGCCCGGACGATGCGCGCGCCATGCTGCAGCTCAAGGGGGGCGATCAGGTCGATTTCTGA